In Quercus lobata isolate SW786 chromosome 12, ValleyOak3.0 Primary Assembly, whole genome shotgun sequence, a genomic segment contains:
- the LOC115972418 gene encoding uncharacterized protein LOC115972418, with the protein MAPNRENPIGFYSNRPSTLSMESLRRTISDISFELSKEDTDIVDVIEKHDLPPISEVEEAKCECCEMSEECTREYINGVREKFSGKLICGLCAEAVSEEMEKNGGKREEALNEHMSACVRFNRIDRTHPVLYQAEAFKEILKKSSRTRAKSVSPAAYKGGQKKSGIARSSSCIPAITRDIVDRTVLNN; encoded by the coding sequence ATGGCGCCAAACAGAGAAAACCCCATTGGTTTCTACTCTAATAGGCCATCAACGCTTTCAATGGAAAGTCTCCGAAGAACAATATCAGATATCTCATTCGAGCTAAGCAAAGAAGACACTGACATTGTCGACGTCATTGAAAAACACGACCTCCCACCAATATCCGAGGTTGAAGAGGCCAAGTGCGAGTGCTGTGAAATGTCCGAAGAGTGCACCCGTGAGTACATCAATGGCGTGCGTGAAAAGTTTTCAGGGAAGTTAATTTGTGGGCTGTGTGCTGAGGCTGTGAGTGAAGAGATGGAGAAGAATGGAGGGAAAAGAGAAGAGGCTTTGAATGAACACATGAGTGCTTGTGTAAGGTTCAATAGAATTGATAGGACTCATCCTGTTTTGTACCAAGCTGAGGCCTTCAAAGAGATTTTGAAGAAAAGTTCAAGAACTAGGGCTAAGTCTGTGAGTCCTGCTGCATATAAGGGAGGTCAAAAGAAGAGTGGGATTGCAAGGAGTTCGAGTTGTATTCCAGCAATCACCAGGGACATTGTTGACCGTACGGTGCTTAATAATTGA